The following proteins are encoded in a genomic region of Glycine max cultivar Williams 82 chromosome 18, Glycine_max_v4.0, whole genome shotgun sequence:
- the LOC121173938 gene encoding uncharacterized protein, whose amino-acid sequence MFLHILAHNLKYRVVHFSYCRSMETISRQFKNVLRAIMKVSKEYLKFHEYNIEGSVENKWRWFKNSIGALDGIHIPVTVSAEDRPRYRNRKGDISTNVLGVCGPDLRFIYVLPGWEGSAGDSRVLRDALHRQNCLHIPNGKYFLVDAGYTNGPGFTNNIGDEVTTIQATEEWTRFRDTLAMNMFATYQIRRNFD is encoded by the exons ATGTTTTTGCATATCCTTGCTCACAACCTAAAGTATAGAGTTGTGCACTTTAGTTATTGTAGATCCATGGAAACAATTAGTAGGCAATTCAAGAATGTCCTGCGAGCTATAATGAAAGTAAGCAAAGAATATTTGAAGTTCCATGAGTATAATATAGAGGGCTCGGTGGAAAACAAATGGAGATGGTTTAAG AATTCAATTGGAGCACTTGATGGGATACATATTCCAGTAACAGTTTCTGCAGAAGATAGACCTAGATATCGTAATAGAAAAGGTGATATCTCTACAAATGTTTTAGGAGTTTGTGGTCCAGATTTAAGGTTTATATATGTGTTGCCCGGGTGGGAAGGGTCAGCAGGAGATTCTCGAGTATTGCGAGATGCTTTGCATCGTCAAAATTGTCTCCATATACCAAATG gtaaatattttcttgtGGATGCGGGGTATACAAATGGCCCTGGAT TCACAAATAATATTGGAGATGAAGTCACAACTATCCAAGCGACTGAGGAATGGACAAGATTTCGTGATACTTTAGCAATGAATATGTTTGCCACCTATCAAATAAGAAGAAACTTTGATTAG
- the LOC100797937 gene encoding uncharacterized protein — MESSNVKNKSSGKRKMSSEDTRSYFAWNLEMECVLADVLRDQRNLGNKGDGNWKAVAYSTAAQILSKRFGVHLMADNVKNRFKLWRTWYGIVSDILSQSGFDWDSTKYMITVENEIAWNEYVKSHEEAKRFRFKVIPNWDDIVDLCAKDRATGLGAENALDADDIMSKETNEEEAIHSVSFDLEGSSSATRKNIRPSKSGEKEGMISSMKEVAESLKEFIEVTKKKMENKKKMEIKEAQEVVHEVVSELDNIPNFNGALRHRAIDWLIENPIKFTIIKALPLDEKEDYILSFMP; from the exons ATGGAATCAAGCAATGTGAAGAACAAGTCAAGTGGAAAAAGAAAGATGTCTAGTGAGGACACAAGAAGTTACTTCGCATGGAACTTGGAAATGGAGTGTGTGCTAGCTGATGTGCTTAGAGATCAAAGAAATTTGGGCAATAAAGGTGATGGAAATTGGAAAGCAGTAGCATATAGTACTGCAGCTCAAATTTTGTCCAAGCGTTTTGGAGTTCACCTCATGGCAGATAATGTTAAGAATCGTTTTAAGCTTTGGAGAACATGGTATGGAATTGTGAGTGACATTCTTAGTCAAAGTGGATTTGACTGGGATAGCACAAAGTACATGATTACcgttgaaaatgaaattgcatggAATGAATATGTTAAG tcacATGAAGAGGCCAAACGATTTCGATTCAAAGTCATTCCTAATTGGGATGATATTGTTGACCTATGTGCAAAGGATAGAGCTACTGGACTCGGAGCAGAAAATGCATTAGATGCAGATGATATCAtgagcaaagaaacaaatgaagaGGAAGCAATTCATAGTGTGAGTTTTGACTTAGAGGGATCAAGTTCTGCCACGAGAAAAAACATTCGCCCAAGTAAGAGTGGAGAGAAAGAAGGGATGATTTCCTCAATGAAAGAAGTAGCCGAGTCATTGAAAGAATTTATTGAAGTGACTAAGAAGAAGATggagaacaaaaaaaagatgGAGATAAAAGAAGCTCAAGAAGTGGTACATGAAGTGGTGAGTGAGCTAGATAATATACCTAATTTTAATGGTGCACTTAGACATAGAGCAATTGATTGGTTGATAGAAAATCCCATTAAGTTTACGATTATAAAAGCTCTTCCATTGGATGAGAAAGAGGATTACATCTTATCTTTTATGCCTTGA